ATAAGTGCGTGCCGGCGGGCGCGGGGCTGCCGGCAGCGCATGGCTATGGCTTTGCGTAGCGCTCCAGCGCGGCCACGTCTTCCTCGAGCATTTCGCCCACTTCCTTCTGCACCACGCGGCCGCGCGCGTCGATCACGTATAGCTCCGGCAGCCCCTTGCGCTTGCCGAACACCGCCTGCAGCGCGGGCGAGTCCATGGTCGCGGGGAAGGTGTAGCCGCGCTTTTTCATGTAGTCGGCGGCCTCGCGCGGGTCCTTGTCGATGCTGATGGCCAGCACCTGCAGCGGCGTGCCGCGCGTGCGCTCGTACAGCTTCTGCAGGCGCGGGTTCTGCATCGCGCAGAACGGGCACCAACTGGCCCAGTATTCGACCACCAGCGGCTTGCCGGCCAGCGCGGCCGCACTCAGCGTGCGGCCGTCGAGGGTGCGGACCTCGGGCAGGCGCACGGTGTCGCCCACTTCCAGCGCGGCGGCGCCGGCCGCGGCCAGCATCAGGCTTGCGGCCAGCAGCGCGCGCAGCAGCATCGCGGGCGCGCGCATCGGCGTTACTGGTTGACCGGCGAGGCCGGGTCGAGCAGCAGCGCCATCACGTCGCGGATCTGGGCCTCGGTCAGGATGCCCTTGTGGCCGAAGCGCGGCATGTTGGAGCAGGCGGCGTAGGCACTGGAATCCCAGATCTTGCCCCAGGTGTACTTGATGACTTCCTGCGAGTTGCCGCGCAGCTTGCCGTACTGGTACAGCGACGGACCGATATTGCCGAACGAGATCTCGGCCTTGGTCATCTGGTGGCAGGCGTAGCAGTTGCCGCCGTTGGTGCCGCCGACCTGATCGGTGAACTGCATGCCGCGGCCGTTCTGGGCGACCTTCTCGCCTTCCTTCCAGTCGCCGAGCCATTTGTCGTCGGCCGGGTACTTGATCTGCTTCAGCTCGGCCGCCTCGATCTTCTTCGCCACCCTGGCCGGCACCGTGGTGCGGTCCGGGTACTGGCTGCAGGCCTGCTGCATGCTGTCCTGGTTCAGCACGCCCTCGACCGTGGCCGGGCCGCGCGACGAGAACGAGTCTTCGATCAGGTGCTTCATGTCGGCGCCGCTGACAGCGGGCTTGCCCTTGGCGGGGCGGGCCTTGGCGCTGTCCTGTGCGTAGGCGCCGGTTGCCAGCAGGGCGGCCAGGGCCGCGACGGCCACTGCCTTGGTATGTCGTTGCATGGTTTCTCTCCCGTACTGGTCAGCGCTTCATCGCCGGGCCGTCGTAGGTGCCGCCGTTGGCGTTCCTGGCCAGGAACATGGTCAGCGCGGTGATCACGTCCGAGCCATAGGCGGGTTCGGGAAAGCGCTGCTGGCGCAGGCAGTCGTACAGCCGGTGCTGCATGGTGCGGACCTCGCCCTGCGACACGCGGTACGCCGGCCAGGTGGTGTAGGCCGCCTGCGCGCCCTTGTCGGTCAGCAGGTTGGGCAGGTCCTGCAGGCGGATGCGCTGGCCGTCCACCGCATGGCAGGTGGCGCAGGCAAAGTCATAGGCGCCGCCGCGGTAGAAGAACATCTTCTCGCCCAGCGCGTAGGTGCGCTTCTCTTCCGGATGGCTGAGCTGCACGTTCATTTTCACGCCGCGCGACTCGCCGGTCAGGTAGGCCACCAGGCGTTCGATCTCGGACGGCTTGCCCGACGACGAGAACGGGTTCTTGGTGGCCTCTTCCTTGGTCAGCCCCTGCAGCGTGATGCGGCAGTGGGCCAGCCGCTGCTCCAGGTCCATCACCTTGTTGGTGTCCTTGAAGTAGCGCGGCAGCTCGGCGTAGGCGCCCTTGGTCACGCCGGGGCCCTTGCCCAGGTCGCATTGCTCGAGCGAGGCGTTCTTCGGCCCCGCGGGCTTTTTCCACAGCTCTTCGCCGGCGGCTTCCCACAGCTCGGCGGGATTGCCTTCGGCCAGCATCTGGCGGTATTTGGCGATTTCGTCGGCGGTGCTGCCCTGCGCGTACACGGCGGCGGCGCCCGCGGCCGCCGCGGTGGCGGCCAGCGCCAGGGCTGCGCGCCGGGCCAGACTTGGGATCGGTTTCATGGGGCTTCCTCCTCGCGGCCGCGCCTTGCGGGACGGGCCGATTCTTCTATGTTGTGTTGCCGTCAGGCCGCGTCAGCCCGGCTCAGGGCTTGATATACGCGTAGCCTTCCTCGGCCTGCAGGCGGGCGATCTCGACCACGCCGGCCTGGACCACCTTGGCTTCCATCAACAGCTGCGATTCACTGATCTTGCGCGCGGTCAGCGTATTGCGGCACACGCGGAACTCCACGCCTTCGGCAGCCAGCGCGCCCACCGGGCTCTCGAAGCTGTTGCCGCGCGCATCCTTGGCCCCTTCCACCAGGAAGTCGATGCCGTAGCCGAACGCGACCACCACGAGTTTGGTGCCGGGGGCGCCATTCAGGTGGTTGCGCAGGTTGCCCATCGCGCGCACCGCCTGGTCGATGCCTTCCGACAGCTGGTACACCACCTTCACGCGCCCGCCCTTGCCCGCCCCGGCCGGCCCTGGCTGGCCGGACTGCGCCGAGGCCTTCGCCGCCAGGCCGATGGCAGCCAGCGCCGCCGATGCTCGAATAAATGCTCGCCGCATAATGCTCCTTCGGGCCGGGTCCGTCCCGGCATTCCGCCCCGAACCTTAGCAGAGGACGGCGCGGCGTGCCGGCGTCATGCCAGCGCGGCCGGGCGGCCTCAGGCGATGGTGGCCTCGTCGGTGCGCTTGTCGCCCTTGTTGTCGGTCCAGGTCACGGCAACCTTGTCGCCCTTGGCGCCGCCCTTGAACTTGAAGTTCAGGAACGGGTCCTTGGACACCGCCGGGCCGAACTGGGCGCGGAATACTTCCTTGCCCTTGCACTGGGCGGTCACGGTCTGGATATGCCAGGCCGGGACGACCTTGCCGGACGCATCCTTGCGCTGGCCGGTCTCCATGTCGTGCTTCATCAGAATCTTGACGTCCACTACGCCGCCGTTTTCGGTGGCGCGTACGCGCATCGGGTCTGCCATGTGTTTCTCCTGTTGCAGTTTGGCGGGAATCTCGGTCCGGGGTCCGGGGCTCGGCGTCAGCCGCCGCAGCCGCCCAGCGTGACCTTGATTTCCTTCGATGCCACGTACCACTTGCCGCCGGCCTTGACCGCGGCGTGCACCACCGAGGTCTGGCCCATCTTCACGCGCGTGGAGACGAACGGCTCGGTGCCGGCCGGGATGATGAAGTCGGCGGCCAGGGTGTTGGGGTTCTTTTCCACCAGGATCGCGATCTGCTCGGTATCCGGCAGGGTGCTGGTCACGGCCACCGGCACCACGGCGCCGTTCTCGGCGATATCGGGGGCGGTGAAGGTGATGGCGGTGCTTTTCTCGGTGCCGCTGCCGCCGAGGGCCTTGATTACGTCGGCAACGCTCTTGCCGTCAAAGGCGTTCTTGTTCCACTCGGCCGCCTGCGCTGCGCTGATCAGGCCGGTGGCGGCCATCAGCGACAGGACAGCGGAAACCCGCAGCACTTCTCGTCGTTTGGAATTCATTGCTTGCTCTCCGGCTACTCCGTTCCAGTCGGTCGTGGACCGTTCCAGGGTGTTGCATGCGGCCGGTACATGGCCGGCCGCTGGTTGTCCCAGGCCGCGCGGCAATCACCGCCCGGCCCGGTGCATCGGCGGACTGCCCGCCATGGCAGTCGGTCTTACTTGGCGGGGGCGCCTGCCAGCACCCACTCGACCACGGTCTTCAGGTCGGCGTCGCTGATGGCGGCGTTGGCCGGCATCGGCACCGGGCCCCACACGCCCGAGCCACCGCCCTTGACCTTCTTGCTCAGGGTCGCCAGGGCGTTCTTGTCGCCCTTGTACTTGGTCGCCACTTCCTTGTAGGACGGGCCGACCAGCTTCTTGTCGACCTGGTGGCAACCCATGCAGGCGTTCTTGTTGGCGATCTCCTGTGCCTTGGCGGCATCGACCGCGTGGGCCGATGCGGCGGCGCCCAGCATCAGCGCTGCGATGACAAACTGCTTCATTGTTAAGCTCTCCAAGCTCTGTAAAGCCGTGGGGACGGCAAAGGCCGCGCGGCCGTGCTGCAATGGCCTGGCGGCACACACCGGCCGCCGCCTGGGGGCACTGCGGCGGCCAGTCCGCTATTTTGCCTCAAGAATCCAGCCCACCATGGCCTGCACGTCCGAATCCGGGATTTGCGGCTGCGGCGGCATCGGCACCGCGCCCCAGGCGCCCTGCCCGCCCGCCTTGACCTTGCGCGCCAGTGCCGCATGCGCATCCTGCCCCTTGTACTTGCCAGCGATGTCGAGGAACGACGGCCCCACCAGCTTGCGGTCCATCGCGTGGCAGGCCACGCACTGGTACTGGCTGGCCAGGCGCGCGCCCGGCGGGGGCGCCGCCGCGGCCACGGCAGCGCCGGCTGGCTTGGCCGCGCCGGCCGCTGCGATGCCGCGCACCGGGCCGAACGCGCGCTGCTGCTGCGCCAGGTCGCCATGGGCATCGCGCGCATAGTCCGGCATCGACGAAGCGATCGAAACCTGGTCCGCGCAGCGCGACATGCACGCGGTGTTGCGGGTATCCGGCCGCCCGCGACCGGGCCACAGGCCGTGGTCGGTGGTCATGCCGGCGCGGTTGGGCATGCGCCGCTGGACCTCGGCGATATTGGCGTCGGACAGCGCAAAGTCGGCCGGCACGATCTCGCCCAGGTGGAGCAGGTAGGCGGTGACCGCATAGACCTCGTTCACGCTCAGGCTCTTGGGCGCGTTCCACGGCATTGCGCGGTGGATGTAATCCCACAGCGTGCTGACGGTGCTGACCTTCATCAGCGTGGTGCGGTACGGCTGGTTGCCGGTCATGCCGGCGACGCGCCCGCGCTTGATGTCGTCGGCGGTGGTGCCGCCGACCAGCGGCGTGAACACCTCGTTGGATTCGCCAAAGTCGCCGTGGCATGACGCGCACTTGCCGTCCCAGACCTTCTGGCCCTGCGCGACCGTGCCGCTGCCCCTGGGCAAGCCCTTGAAGTCCGGACGCACGTCGATGTCCCACGCGGCCACCTCCGCCGGCGTGGCGGTGCGGCCAAGTGCCGCACGCGCGTCGCCCGTGCCGGCGGCTGCCAACGCGGATGCCGGCACGGCGCAGCCCGCCGCCAGCAGCAGCGCCGCGGCGACCTTGAGCTCAGCCCACATGGACATTGGTCACCTCGCCGCCGGCCGCGACCTGCCAGCTCTGGATCGCGTTGTTGTGATAGATCGAGCGCGTGCCGCGCACCGCGCGCAACTGCGCCAGCTTCGGCTGCACGTAGCCGGTCTCGTCGATGGCGCGGCTTTGCAGGATGGCCGGGCCGCTGTCCCCTCCATCCCAGACCCAGTCCAGGTTGAAGCGCGTCAGGCATTTGGACAGCACCGGCGCCTCCAGCCGCGCGGTGCGCCAGTTGCGGCCGCCGTCGGTCGAGACATCGACCCGCTTGATGCGTCCGCGCCCCGACCATGCCAGGCCGCTGATGTTGTAGAAGCCCTTGCCCACCAGTTGCTGCCCGCCCGACGGCGTGGTGATGACCGACTTGCACTCCTGGATCGAGGTGTACTGGCGCAGCTTGCCGTCCGGCATCATGTCGACGTAGTGGATGGTCTCGTCCTTGGCGTTCCAGGGCTGGTCACCCAGCTCCAGCCGGCGCAGCCATTTCACCCACGACACGCCCTGCACCCCCGGCACCACCAGCCGCAGCGGGTAGCCGTTCTCGGGGCGCAGCATCTCGCCATTCATGCCCCAGGCGACGATGATCTCGTCGGCCAGCTCCATCGGGATGGTGCGCGTCATCGACGAGCCGTCGCCGCCTTCGGCCAGCAGGTAGCGGCCGCGGCGCAGGTCGGCGCCGGCGTCGTCCAGCAGCACCCGCAGCGGCACTCCGGTGAATTCGCAGCACGACAGCATGCCGTGGGTGTACTGCACCGTCGGCACCGCGACGTTGCCCCACTCCATGCCGGTGTTGGCGCCGCATTCGATGAAATGCATGCGCGACACTGCCGGCAGGCGCATCAGGTCGTCCATGGTGTAGACCCGCGGCGTGCGCACCAGGCCGTTGATCATCAGCCGGTGGCGGGCCGGGTCGATATCGTGCCAGCCCTGGTGGTGGCGCTCGAAGTGCAGGCCGTTGGGGGTGATGATGCCGAAGAAGCCCTGCAGCGGCGCGAACGCGACCGAGGCCGCCGACACCCGGGTCAGGCCGGGCGATTCGCGCCGGATCAGGTTCTTCTCATGGACCGAGGGCTGGCCGTAGGGGCGCGCCGCGACCGGCTGTCCCAGCGACGTGGCCCAGGGCTGCGGCTGCAGGATGGCGGGATCGCCATTTGCCCGGTCCGCGCCGTCCGCGGCCAGCGCCTGCCGGCCCGCCGCCGCCGTGGCAATGCCCGCGGCGGCACCCAGGAAGCTCTTGCGCAGGAAGTCGCGCCGCGGCGCGTCCAGGCCGTGCCGGCCGATGTCCTGCTGCAGCGATGCGCTGACGAAGTGCTCGGGCGCGGGCACGATGCGCCCGGGCCGGTTCCGTTGCTGCAATGCGGTCTCCTCCGGCGCGCTCGCCACGGTCGGTCTGACCGGTCGGCGTGCCTGTTGTACCGGGCGCTGCATCGGGTGCGGCGCCGCCGTTTGTTGCCGGAAGAGTGGTGGCGCGGCTAGCCTGCCGTGCGCCGCCGGCGCGCCGGGGTTTCCGGCGCGGGCTGTGCCATAAAGCGGTCGACCACGCCGGAGGGCAAGGCGTTGTCCTCCAGCCGGCTCGCCACCTGCACGCAGACCGTGCGGCACAGCTCGATCACGCTTTCGTCCGCAATGGCGTAGAACACCAGGTTCGCCTCCTTGCGGCGCGACAGCACGCCCGAGCGGTACATCGCGTTGAGATGCCGCGACACGTTGGTCTGCGACGAACCCACCGTCTCGACCACCGTGCTGACCGGCTTCTCGCCATCGCACAAGGCGTGCAGGATCTTCAGCCGCGTCGGCTCCGCCAGCAGGCTGAAGTAACCCGATACCTTTTCGAACACGCGATCCAGCTCTTCCATGCCGTCTAATATATTCGTATATGCGTGAATGCGCATATAGTGTTTACCCATTGATGCAGCACAACATGCTGCCTCGCTGCACCCCTTGCACCCCTTGCGCGCCGGCTCAGCGGCGCGCCAGCGCCCTGCCCGCCCACAGGCGCTGGCCGAACACGTTGAGCAGCAGCCCCGCCATCACCACCGCGGCGCCGATCCACTGCTTGCCGGACAGGTCCTCGCCCAGCAGCACGTGCGCCGACACCAGCCCCACCACCGGCACCAGCAGCGTCAGCGGCGCCACCTGGCTGGCCGGATAGCGCGTCAGCAGCCGGCCCCACATGGTGTAGCCGAACACCGTCGCCGCGAACGCCAGGTACGCCACCGCGAACACCGCCATGCCCGACACCTGCGTCACGCTTTGCACGATGCGCGCGGGTCCCTCGAACCACAGCGACAGCAGCGCGAACGGCACGATCGGCACCAGCGCGCCCCAGATTACCAGCCCGAGCAGGTCCACGGGGCCGATCTTCTTGCTGACGATATTGCCGCTGGCCCAGCAGAACGCCGCGCACAGCGTCAGCACGAAGCCCGCCGCGCTCATGCCGCCCATGCTGCCCGCACCGGCGCCGATCAGCGCCAGCCCGCCGGCCGCCACCGCCATGCCGGCGACGTTGTGCCAGCGCACCGGCTCGCTCAGCCACAGCGCGGCGATCGCCAGCGTGAAGAAGGCCTGCGACTGCAGCACCAGCGATGCCAGGCCGGCCGGCATGCCGACCGCCATGGCATAGAACAGGAAGGCGAACTGGCCCAGGCTGATGGTGGCGCCGTAGGCCAGCAGCAGCCGCCACGGCACGCGCGGGCGCGGCACGAAGAAGATGGCCGGGAACGCCACCAGCAGGAAGCGCAGCGCCCCCAGCAGCATCGGCGGCACGCCCGCCAGCCCGACCTTGATCACGACGAAGTTGACACCCCAGACGCAGACGATGGCGAGGGCGAGGAGACGGTCTCTGGCTTGCATGGGGGATGCCGGGCGCGGGCGCGCGAGTTCGATCGGGACGCCTAGCGTAGCAGCGCCGGCGCGCGCGGCATTGCACGTTCTTGCGGTTTTGTGCGGGCAGCCGTGCCGCCCGCACCGCCGGCAGTGTCAGGCGAGCATCTCCGCCCAGATGCCCCGCGCCCAGGCCAGCGCGTAGTCACCTTCCAGCACCGTCGGCGCCGGTGACAGCCCGCCCGAGCCCGGCACCGTGACCATGGTCTTCTGCGCCGGGTCGTAGCGATGCACGCTGGACACATGCACCGCCTCGCGGTCGGAAGTGAAGCTGTAGCAGGTGTTGTTGTACAGCGGCTCAGGGTCCGGGGCGCGGCCCGACAGCAGCGCCACCAGCGCCGCCGCCGCGACCTTGCCGTGCTGGTTGGCCATATGGCCGGACTTGGGCATCAGCGGCGCGATCTGGATGGCGTCGCCGATCACATGAATATTTGCCGCGGCGCGCGACTCGAAGCTGACGAAGTCCACCTCGCACCACTTGCCATTGGCCGTGGCCAGCCCGGCCGACACCGCGATCGCGCCGGCCCGCTGCGGCGGCAGCAGGTTGAGCACGTCGGCGCGCACATCGTCCTGCACCTCGAACTTGAGCGTACGCGTGGCGGGGTCGACATCGGCCACCTCGTGCTGCGGCCGGTATTCCACCATGCCCGGGTATTGCGTGGCCCACACCTGGCGGAACAGCGCGGCCTTGGAGGTGATGTCGGCATTGGCGTCGAGGATCAGCACCTTGCTGCGCGGCTTGTGCTGCCGGAAATAGTGCGCCACCTGGCAGGCGCGCTCGTACGGGCCCGGCGGGCAGCGGTAAGGCGCCAGCGGCACGCTGATGGCGTAGGTGCCACCGTCTGGCATCGCCTCCAGCTGGCGGCGCAGCGCGACGGTTTCGGGGCCGGCCTTCCAGGCATGCAGGATCTGGTCGCCGCCGGGCCGCTTCAGCCCTGGCAGCGCGTCGCGCATCATCTCGACGCCGGGCGACAGCAGCAGCCGGTCATAGGGCAGCACACTGCCGCCCGCGAGGCGCACGGTCCGCTTGGCCGGGTCGATGGCAACTGCGGTGTCGCGCGCGAGCCGCACGCCGTGGCGGCGCACCAGCGCGTCGTACGGCAGCGTCAGGTCGCCGAGCTGGCGGCTGCCGCCCAGCACCAGGTTCGACAGGGGGCATGAGACAAAGGCCGGATTCGGTTCAACCAGCGTCACCTCGATTGCCTGGCCGCTCCATTCGCGCAGGTAGCGCGCCGCCGTGGCGCCGCCATAGCCGCCGCCGACCACCACCACCCTGGCGCGGGCCGCGGCGCGCGCCGGCCGGATCCCGGCCGTACCCAGTACTGCGGCGCCCGCGGCGCCGAGGAAGCTTCGTCTTTGCATGGCTGGCTCCTGTCAGCGCACCGCGGCAAACCACGCCGCGATCGCGGCGATCTGGTCGTCGCTGTAACCCTTGGCAATCTGATGCATCACGGTGGCCGGGCGCGTGCCGGCCTTGAAGGCCTGCATCTGCGCGGCCAGCTCCGCCTGCGGGCGGCCGGCCAGCGGCGGGATCGTGCTGCCCGCCGGGGCGCGGCCGGCCGGGCCGTGGCAGCTGGTGCAGGCGGCGGCGTGGCTGCGCGCGCGCAGCGCGGCATCGGTGGCCTGGGCCGGGGCAGCGGCCGGCGCGCTGCCGGGTTCGGCCGACAGCGCAGGCTGCGCGCACAGCATCGCTGCCAGCAGCACCCATCGCGGGGGCATACGCCAGGCAGGCCGGGGGGTCGTTGTTGTCATGGTCTCGCTCCGTCTGGGGCTGGCGCAGCGTTATCACCATCAGCCAGCGTGGCAACCGTAGCACATCGGCCGGGCCCGTGTGCGTTGCAATCCGCAGAACAAAAAACGGCGCCCGCATATGCGGGCGCCGTCGGGCGCCGTCCTGGCCGGCCCAGCCGGCTGAGCGCTGCGCTTCAGGGCAGGTTGCGGCCGGGCGGCAGCGCCACCGGCGAAGTGACCGGGGCCGCGACCGGTGCGGTGGTGGCGCCCGCGCTGCCGGCGGTACCGGCTGCCGCACCGGCCGGCGCATCGATCGGCCCGCCCACGCCCGGCACCGACTGCACCGGCGCCGGCGTGCCGACGCTGCCGTCGAACGACGGGTTCTGCGAGGTCGAGGCCGCATCCAGGCGCGCGCGCTCGGCGTCGTTGACGTAGTCGAAGGCCTTGACCACCTTGGTCACGCCCGAGGCATTGCGCGCCACGTCGGTGGCGCGGTCGCCCTCGGCGCTGGTGACCACGCCGAGCAGGTAGACCACGCTCTTTTCCGTGGTGACCTTGATCGAGTTGGACGGCACGCCTTCGGCGGTCATCAGCAGCGTCTTGACCTTGCTGGTCAGGTAGGCGTCCTGGCTCTGCGTCATGAAGCCGGGCGAGTTGACCACCTCCAGCTCGTTGATCACCACGCGCGCATTCTGCAGGCCGCGCACGTATTGCTCGATCTGCTGCTTGACGCTGTCGTTCTTCGCTTCGCCGGTCAGCAGCACCTTGCGGTTGAAGACGGTCACGTTGACGCGCGCCTGGCCGCTGAAGCGCGAGTTGATGGTGCTCTCGGCCTCGAGCTGCAAGCCGCGGTCGATGGTCTGGGTGGCGGCCGGGCGGCGGTCGGTGGCCATGGCCACGCCGGTGCCCATGGCGCCGGCGATCACCGGGAAGCAGCCGGCCAGCTGCGTGGCACACACCAGCGCGGCCGCGGCCAGGCCGGCGCGGCCCAGGCCGGAGCCGGTGAGACCGGAGCCGGCCGCGGGGCGGGAAGGATGGCGCGCGTCCGCGCCGTTGCGGGGGGCTTG
This Cupriavidus nantongensis DNA region includes the following protein-coding sequences:
- a CDS encoding TlpA family protein disulfide reductase is translated as MRAPAMLLRALLAASLMLAAAGAAALEVGDTVRLPEVRTLDGRTLSAAALAGKPLVVEYWASWCPFCAMQNPRLQKLYERTRGTPLQVLAISIDKDPREAADYMKKRGYTFPATMDSPALQAVFGKRKGLPELYVIDARGRVVQKEVGEMLEEDVAALERYAKP
- the soxX gene encoding sulfur oxidation c-type cytochrome SoxX translates to MQRHTKAVAVAALAALLATGAYAQDSAKARPAKGKPAVSGADMKHLIEDSFSSRGPATVEGVLNQDSMQQACSQYPDRTTVPARVAKKIEAAELKQIKYPADDKWLGDWKEGEKVAQNGRGMQFTDQVGGTNGGNCYACHQMTKAEISFGNIGPSLYQYGKLRGNSQEVIKYTWGKIWDSSAYAACSNMPRFGHKGILTEAQIRDVMALLLDPASPVNQ
- the soxA gene encoding sulfur oxidation c-type cytochrome SoxA is translated as MKPIPSLARRAALALAATAAAAGAAAVYAQGSTADEIAKYRQMLAEGNPAELWEAAGEELWKKPAGPKNASLEQCDLGKGPGVTKGAYAELPRYFKDTNKVMDLEQRLAHCRITLQGLTKEEATKNPFSSSGKPSEIERLVAYLTGESRGVKMNVQLSHPEEKRTYALGEKMFFYRGGAYDFACATCHAVDGQRIRLQDLPNLLTDKGAQAAYTTWPAYRVSQGEVRTMQHRLYDCLRQQRFPEPAYGSDVITALTMFLARNANGGTYDGPAMKR
- a CDS encoding DsrE family protein → MRRAFIRASAALAAIGLAAKASAQSGQPGPAGAGKGGRVKVVYQLSEGIDQAVRAMGNLRNHLNGAPGTKLVVVAFGYGIDFLVEGAKDARGNSFESPVGALAAEGVEFRVCRNTLTARKISESQLLMEAKVVQAGVVEIARLQAEEGYAYIKP
- the soxZ gene encoding thiosulfate oxidation carrier complex protein SoxZ, with translation MADPMRVRATENGGVVDVKILMKHDMETGQRKDASGKVVPAWHIQTVTAQCKGKEVFRAQFGPAVSKDPFLNFKFKGGAKGDKVAVTWTDNKGDKRTDEATIA
- the soxY gene encoding thiosulfate oxidation carrier protein SoxY translates to MNSKRREVLRVSAVLSLMAATGLISAAQAAEWNKNAFDGKSVADVIKALGGSGTEKSTAITFTAPDIAENGAVVPVAVTSTLPDTEQIAILVEKNPNTLAADFIIPAGTEPFVSTRVKMGQTSVVHAAVKAGGKWYVASKEIKVTLGGCGG
- a CDS encoding c-type cytochrome, which produces MKQFVIAALMLGAAASAHAVDAAKAQEIANKNACMGCHQVDKKLVGPSYKEVATKYKGDKNALATLSKKVKGGGSGVWGPVPMPANAAISDADLKTVVEWVLAGAPAK
- a CDS encoding c-type cytochrome, yielding MSMWAELKVAAALLLAAGCAVPASALAAAGTGDARAALGRTATPAEVAAWDIDVRPDFKGLPRGSGTVAQGQKVWDGKCASCHGDFGESNEVFTPLVGGTTADDIKRGRVAGMTGNQPYRTTLMKVSTVSTLWDYIHRAMPWNAPKSLSVNEVYAVTAYLLHLGEIVPADFALSDANIAEVQRRMPNRAGMTTDHGLWPGRGRPDTRNTACMSRCADQVSIASSMPDYARDAHGDLAQQQRAFGPVRGIAAAGAAKPAGAAVAAAAPPPGARLASQYQCVACHAMDRKLVGPSFLDIAGKYKGQDAHAALARKVKAGGQGAWGAVPMPPQPQIPDSDVQAMVGWILEAK
- the soxC gene encoding sulfite dehydrogenase — translated: MQQRNRPGRIVPAPEHFVSASLQQDIGRHGLDAPRRDFLRKSFLGAAAGIATAAAGRQALAADGADRANGDPAILQPQPWATSLGQPVAARPYGQPSVHEKNLIRRESPGLTRVSAASVAFAPLQGFFGIITPNGLHFERHHQGWHDIDPARHRLMINGLVRTPRVYTMDDLMRLPAVSRMHFIECGANTGMEWGNVAVPTVQYTHGMLSCCEFTGVPLRVLLDDAGADLRRGRYLLAEGGDGSSMTRTIPMELADEIIVAWGMNGEMLRPENGYPLRLVVPGVQGVSWVKWLRRLELGDQPWNAKDETIHYVDMMPDGKLRQYTSIQECKSVITTPSGGQQLVGKGFYNISGLAWSGRGRIKRVDVSTDGGRNWRTARLEAPVLSKCLTRFNLDWVWDGGDSGPAILQSRAIDETGYVQPKLAQLRAVRGTRSIYHNNAIQSWQVAAGGEVTNVHVG
- a CDS encoding ArsR/SmtB family transcription factor; amino-acid sequence: MRIHAYTNILDGMEELDRVFEKVSGYFSLLAEPTRLKILHALCDGEKPVSTVVETVGSSQTNVSRHLNAMYRSGVLSRRKEANLVFYAIADESVIELCRTVCVQVASRLEDNALPSGVVDRFMAQPAPETPARRRRTAG
- a CDS encoding EamA family transporter encodes the protein MQARDRLLALAIVCVWGVNFVVIKVGLAGVPPMLLGALRFLLVAFPAIFFVPRPRVPWRLLLAYGATISLGQFAFLFYAMAVGMPAGLASLVLQSQAFFTLAIAALWLSEPVRWHNVAGMAVAAGGLALIGAGAGSMGGMSAAGFVLTLCAAFCWASGNIVSKKIGPVDLLGLVIWGALVPIVPFALLSLWFEGPARIVQSVTQVSGMAVFAVAYLAFAATVFGYTMWGRLLTRYPASQVAPLTLLVPVVGLVSAHVLLGEDLSGKQWIGAAVVMAGLLLNVFGQRLWAGRALARR
- a CDS encoding NAD(P)/FAD-dependent oxidoreductase, producing the protein MQRRSFLGAAGAAVLGTAGIRPARAAARARVVVVGGGYGGATAARYLREWSGQAIEVTLVEPNPAFVSCPLSNLVLGGSRQLGDLTLPYDALVRRHGVRLARDTAVAIDPAKRTVRLAGGSVLPYDRLLLSPGVEMMRDALPGLKRPGGDQILHAWKAGPETVALRRQLEAMPDGGTYAISVPLAPYRCPPGPYERACQVAHYFRQHKPRSKVLILDANADITSKAALFRQVWATQYPGMVEYRPQHEVADVDPATRTLKFEVQDDVRADVLNLLPPQRAGAIAVSAGLATANGKWCEVDFVSFESRAAANIHVIGDAIQIAPLMPKSGHMANQHGKVAAAALVALLSGRAPDPEPLYNNTCYSFTSDREAVHVSSVHRYDPAQKTMVTVPGSGGLSPAPTVLEGDYALAWARGIWAEMLA
- a CDS encoding c-type cytochrome — its product is MTTTTPRPAWRMPPRWVLLAAMLCAQPALSAEPGSAPAAAPAQATDAALRARSHAAACTSCHGPAGRAPAGSTIPPLAGRPQAELAAQMQAFKAGTRPATVMHQIAKGYSDDQIAAIAAWFAAVR
- a CDS encoding BON domain-containing protein, with product MTHLPTTQAPRNGADARHPSRPAAGSGLTGSGLGRAGLAAAALVCATQLAGCFPVIAGAMGTGVAMATDRRPAATQTIDRGLQLEAESTINSRFSGQARVNVTVFNRKVLLTGEAKNDSVKQQIEQYVRGLQNARVVINELEVVNSPGFMTQSQDAYLTSKVKTLLMTAEGVPSNSIKVTTEKSVVYLLGVVTSAEGDRATDVARNASGVTKVVKAFDYVNDAERARLDAASTSQNPSFDGSVGTPAPVQSVPGVGGPIDAPAGAAAGTAGSAGATTAPVAAPVTSPVALPPGRNLP